A stretch of the Acidobacteriota bacterium genome encodes the following:
- a CDS encoding caspase family protein: MSEQGEFDPQRALAVVMGNSRWEASDYEDNAACRHSAEAMQEYLLDPNGLGIDGDNVLAVIDDQSAYPQQILERVHGFLSQRKDALQEEQRPVRDLLFYYVGHGSFSESKDYYLPICKTRGPDFEGTSIRIEALAKTIKAAVRNLRGHLIFDACFSAATFKIFLSSGPADVAVQKTRHAFPTSGIALLCSAGNSDPALAPEGLRDTVFTGELLRILREGDQAAPERLSFGDLAELISERLKKRFTDVIRPHVSSPRQKDGQVHVIPLFPNVLAGAARPPAPTTEPDGTDEDRGSSPGPKTRKKRPPVEQQEPVRIRVPPYILTDGEWGKVPREVQTLLLSWEEETYIGYGAMALSVVCLAMAGAALWFDPAAEDAWSPEWIIGTVVGMSGGAAVLLFSASVLLFAFRRWRPKLPMLAPKSSPPQEWEEYEIMEGLRARDAVYLLGSSSIGRRALTATLLMTFAALVIWVAKNLWQQ; encoded by the coding sequence GTGAGCGAGCAAGGCGAATTCGACCCGCAGCGGGCGCTGGCGGTGGTCATGGGCAACAGCCGGTGGGAGGCCAGCGACTACGAAGACAACGCTGCGTGCAGGCACTCCGCCGAGGCGATGCAGGAGTACCTCCTGGACCCGAACGGGCTGGGTATCGACGGGGACAACGTCCTGGCGGTCATCGACGACCAGTCGGCGTACCCCCAACAGATTCTGGAGCGGGTCCACGGCTTTCTGAGCCAGAGGAAGGACGCGTTGCAGGAAGAGCAGCGGCCGGTGCGGGACCTGCTGTTCTACTACGTCGGCCACGGCTCGTTCTCGGAGTCGAAGGACTACTATCTGCCGATCTGCAAGACACGCGGACCGGACTTCGAGGGGACGAGCATCCGCATCGAGGCGCTGGCGAAGACCATCAAGGCGGCGGTTCGGAACCTGCGCGGTCACCTGATCTTCGATGCCTGTTTCTCCGCCGCGACGTTCAAGATATTCCTGTCGTCGGGGCCGGCCGACGTGGCCGTCCAGAAGACGCGGCATGCGTTTCCGACCAGCGGGATCGCACTGCTGTGCTCGGCCGGCAACAGCGACCCGGCGCTGGCGCCCGAGGGGCTGCGAGACACCGTGTTCACGGGCGAGCTGCTGCGGATTCTGAGAGAAGGAGACCAGGCCGCGCCGGAGAGGCTGTCGTTCGGTGACCTGGCCGAGCTGATCAGCGAGCGGCTCAAGAAGCGTTTCACCGACGTCATCCGCCCGCACGTCTCGTCGCCGAGACAGAAGGACGGCCAAGTGCACGTGATCCCGCTCTTCCCGAACGTGCTGGCCGGGGCTGCGCGTCCCCCCGCCCCGACCACCGAACCGGACGGGACCGACGAGGATCGAGGGTCGTCGCCGGGCCCGAAGACCCGCAAGAAACGACCGCCGGTTGAGCAACAGGAGCCCGTGCGCATCCGGGTCCCGCCGTACATACTGACGGACGGCGAGTGGGGCAAGGTCCCGAGAGAGGTCCAGACACTGCTGCTCAGTTGGGAGGAGGAGACCTACATCGGGTACGGTGCGATGGCGCTCAGCGTGGTCTGTCTGGCGATGGCCGGCGCGGCGCTCTGGTTCGATCCCGCGGCGGAGGACGCTTGGAGCCCCGAATGGATCATCGGGACAGTCGTCGGAATGTCCGGGGGCGCCGCCGTTCTGTTGTTCTCCGCCTCGGTCCTCCTGTTCGCGTTCAGGCGCTGGCGGCCGAAGCTGCCCATGCTCGCACCCAAGTCGTCGCCGCCCCAGGAATGGGAAGAGTACGAGATCATGGAAGGGCTGCGCGCGAGGGACGCCGTCTACCTGCTGGGAAGCTCCTCCATCGGTCGCCGTGCGCTCACGGCGACCCTCTTGATGACGTTCGCGGCGCTCGTCATCTGGGTCGCGAAGAACTTGTGGCAGCAGTAG